The Pseudomonas fluorescens genome includes a window with the following:
- the modB gene encoding molybdate ABC transporter permease subunit, whose product MPLTSADYAAIWLTLKLASLTTVILLLIGTPIALWLSRTRSWLRGPVGAVVALPLVLPPTVIGFYLLLALGPHGWIGQFTQALGLGTLTFSFTGLVIGSVIYSMPFVVQPLQNAFAAIGSRPLEVAATLRAGPWDTFFSVILPLARPGFITAAILGFAHTVGEFGVVLMIGGNIPEKTRVVSVQIYDHVEALEYAQAHWLAAAMLVFSFLVLLALYSSRRTRAGWS is encoded by the coding sequence ATGCCCCTGACCAGCGCCGACTATGCCGCCATCTGGCTGACCCTCAAACTGGCGTCCTTGACCACGGTGATCCTGCTGCTCATCGGCACGCCCATCGCTTTATGGCTGTCGCGCACCCGCTCGTGGCTGCGCGGGCCGGTGGGCGCGGTGGTGGCATTGCCATTGGTGTTGCCACCCACGGTGATCGGCTTCTACCTGTTGCTGGCGTTGGGGCCGCACGGCTGGATCGGCCAATTCACCCAGGCCCTCGGGCTGGGCACCCTCACCTTCAGCTTCACCGGGCTGGTGATCGGCTCGGTGATCTACTCCATGCCGTTTGTGGTGCAGCCGTTGCAGAACGCCTTTGCCGCCATCGGCAGTCGCCCCTTGGAAGTCGCCGCTACCCTGCGGGCCGGGCCTTGGGATACGTTTTTCAGCGTCATCCTGCCCCTGGCCCGCCCCGGCTTCATCACCGCGGCGATTCTCGGCTTTGCCCACACCGTCGGCGAATTCGGCGTGGTGCTGATGATCGGCGGCAACATTCCGGAGAAAACCCGGGTGGTGTCGGTGCAGATCTACGACCATGTCGAAGCCTTGGAATACGCCCAGGCCCACTGGCTGGCCGCGGCGATGCTGGTGTTTTCATTCCTGGTGCTGCTGGCGCTGTATTCCAGCCGCCGAACCCGTGCCGGTTGGAGCTGA